From the genome of Deltaproteobacteria bacterium, one region includes:
- a CDS encoding NTP transferase domain-containing protein — MKGVILAGGLGTRLHPLTRITNKHLLPVFDRPMIYYPLQALIDAGIRDILLVTGGNNAGDLLKLLGNGKDFGLQHLNYTYQEGEGGIAAALSLAEHFVDGERVCVVLGDNIIERNFAASAAKFARGTEGARILLKAVPDPERFGVAAFRGKRIVAIEEKPRRPKSRYAVTGIYMYDARVFDVIRTLKPSGRGELEITDVNNWYLRQGELGYEILRGWWTDAGTFEALHRAGNLVARTGANKLDPPRAKTRRKR; from the coding sequence ATGAAAGGCGTCATTCTCGCCGGCGGCCTCGGCACCCGGCTCCACCCCCTCACGCGCATCACCAACAAGCATCTGCTGCCGGTCTTCGATCGGCCCATGATCTACTATCCGCTGCAGGCGCTGATCGACGCCGGCATCCGCGACATCCTGCTCGTGACCGGCGGCAACAACGCGGGCGACCTCTTGAAGCTGCTCGGCAACGGCAAGGACTTCGGCCTGCAGCACTTGAACTATACGTATCAGGAGGGCGAGGGCGGCATCGCGGCCGCGCTCTCGCTGGCGGAGCACTTCGTCGACGGCGAGCGGGTGTGCGTCGTGCTCGGGGACAACATCATCGAGCGAAACTTCGCGGCGTCGGCGGCGAAGTTCGCGCGGGGCACCGAGGGCGCGCGCATCCTCCTGAAGGCGGTGCCCGATCCCGAGCGCTTCGGCGTGGCGGCGTTCCGCGGCAAGCGCATCGTCGCGATCGAGGAGAAGCCGCGCCGTCCGAAGAGTCGCTACGCGGTCACCGGCATCTACATGTACGACGCCCGCGTGTTCGACGTGATCCGGACCCTGAAGCCGTCGGGACGCGGCGAGCTGGAGATCACCGACGTCAACAACTGGTATCTCCGGCAGGGCGAGCTCGGCTACGAGATCCTGCGCGGATGGTGGACCGACGCCGGCACCTTCGAGGCGCTGCACCGCGCGGGGAATCTCGTGGCGCGGACCGGCGCGAACAAGCTCGACCCGCCGCGCGCGAAGACGAGGAGAAAGCGATGA
- a CDS encoding dTDP-4-dehydrorhamnose 3,5-epimerase family protein has protein sequence MIQGVHLKRLTVHTDDRGFLMEVLKSDDPCFQTIKQTTYTEAFPGVIKAFHWHRRQWDMWFFVRGMAQVVLHDLRPESPTHRQTNVVVMGDRAPGLLAIPVGVAHGYRVLGHEPAGLLYHTTEAYDPKDPDEERIPFDDPTIGFDWTTRPR, from the coding sequence ATGATCCAAGGCGTCCACCTGAAGCGACTGACCGTGCATACGGACGACCGCGGCTTCCTCATGGAGGTCCTGAAATCGGACGATCCGTGCTTCCAGACCATCAAGCAGACGACCTACACCGAGGCGTTTCCGGGCGTCATCAAGGCCTTCCACTGGCACCGTCGGCAGTGGGACATGTGGTTCTTCGTGCGCGGCATGGCGCAAGTCGTGCTCCACGACCTGCGGCCCGAGTCGCCGACGCACCGGCAGACGAACGTGGTCGTGATGGGCGACCGCGCTCCCGGTCTGCTCGCCATTCCGGTCGGCGTCGCGCACGGCTACCGCGTCCTCGGACACGAGCCGGCAGGGCTGCTCTACCATACGACCGAGGCGTACGATCCGAAGGACCCCGACGAGGAGCGCATCCCCTTCGACGATCCGACCATCGGATTCGACTGGACGACGCGGCCGCGCTGA